AGGCTTTTTATCTTGGTAGGGCCCTTTTGGGATATATTCCTAACCAGATGAGACTCACTTCTCGCAACAAATTTGACTTATCTTGAAACTTGCAACCGCTGCCAAACGGTGCTCGGCAGGCAATTTCCCCCAAGGCACTATCGTTACTAATCAATTCAATTTCCGACCTGCCATTGATTTCCAAATTGATATAACCCACAATCTGCTACTGGGCCCATAGTTCTCAGGCATACAAAGGCTAATGAGTTGGGCCCATACCTAATGCTCgtacaataattaattaattaaattgatcTAATCCAAccaacatttataaaacaacctaattagaaaataaaagtttgcctaatatatatatatatatatatatatattataggagATGCGAACATATATTTTGCTTGTGAACTACAGCTACATATTAAAACGAAAAATACAATACCATAAGAATTGCTATAGAGCATAAAGCTATATTATATGTCAATTGCATCTATAAAGTAATGGAACAACTTATTCAAACTCCAAAGGCTTCGTAGTGATTTTAGTAAACATGTACATAGAAATGAGAGATGACAATGTAATGGATGATCGTACGCAAAACAACatagtattaataaataacaacaataacaagTATACAAGGGTGATTATATTTAGCAATAGCACCAAGAACAGATGTTCAAGTTAAATTTTGGTAACAGATATGTTTGAGtatataaaaactgaaaaaacttGTACAGTTTGTGAAATGGTTTGTCTGCCGGCACATAGCAGATTTGATATtagaactgttttttttttaggggttcCAAGACTAGTTGGGCTTACGTGGGAGAGTTGAGGTGATAAGAGGATGGAATGGAAGGTGAAGACGGAAAGGTTAGACAGCACAAGAGATACAGTCGCATTTCTTGGGCACAAAAGCACAAACTCCGTAAGGCTTGTTGGGAAGCTGGCAGTCGATACCAAAGCAGCAAGGCAAGGTGGTGCAGCTGGTATTGGTGGCAGCAGCGCAACACTTGCATGGCAAACAAAGCTGAAAGGGTGCTAGCCTTCGTCGTGCATCATGAGAACTAGCCTCGAACAGCTGGTACTTGGTTGGACCCATGGGCTGTAATATTGCGGTTGATTGCTCATTTGGCATCAGCTCCGCGTAGGATCCTGCAGgcatataatttattttaactaACCTTGACTCTATGTTTGGGTCAAGAGAGATTGAATTCGAGACTTGCTCagaaatcagagagagagagagattgaattgCAGCAGCCTTGCTCAGaaatcacagagagagagagagattgaattgGAGCCTTGCTCAGAAATCACAACTAATACTAACCTGGAATGATGATGAACTGAACCAAGATGAATAGTGACAATAATAACTTGTAATTAATTGCGAAGCTGTCCATGGCTTACGGATGAACACACAGGGATGCACAAGTGCACAAGAGAGACAGATAACAGTGTTTTAATAGAATTGTGCGGTGGAGAGTAGTGGAGAATAGGCTTGTTGGGGAAGTGGGGCaatgaaattgatatttttgtcTCCGGGGACAAGGGGAATCAACCACCAGACCAGACAACTCAAGTTTTCAGGCTTTATATGGGCACCTCCTTTTCAAATGCTGATGGCCAATgcccaataatttaaaaagttaaccAAGTTCTATTCTACTAAATTGTCAGGATAAGCCCACTCAAAAAGCGTCAATATCTATCGGTTCACCTGAGCCCATACTAGCATGAGCtcacaaatataataataacaataataatgacatttacccaaaaaataaaaacaataatcaTGACAATGATGATAAGGATGTGGCACAATACATTTTTTGGCATTCACCTCGCAATTCTGCAACTAATGTTTACACGGTAAAATAGCTTTTCACATGGCAATTCCCGTTTGGTAAGCAAATGCGACAACAAACTGATACAGCACCAAGCCGAAGAAAAATAATCAACAAAGGCTTGGGGTCACCAGGATAAGATGTACATGAATTACAAAGACGCAAACAAAGCCATATTGTCATCTCAATACGGGGGTTGGGAGGAAAAGCACACCAAACAAGTATACAGATAGGTCAGATTTCTCATCTAACCCTGCATGCTGCAGGTCCCCCAGGGGAACAATTTGGGTTGGGAGATCGGCAACTAGCACCTGGACCAACATTATTGACAAACCTGTGATGCATCCGGTAATCTGGGATTCCACCCATGGCAAATGCACCGCCACCAACAGTCGATGATGATGAGTATTCATTCACACTATCACCACAGCTTTGTAGAGGTTCCAAAGTTTCAACTACATCACTCATCAAGGGCCTTGCTTTGGGATTCTGGCTCAAACAATAGTATGCCAAGCTGCAGGCTTTCTGTGCTGCCCTTACTGAATACTGATTCTCCAATCTTGGGTCGATTATTTGAAGCAACTTTCTCTTGTCATTCAGTTTTGGCCGGGCCCAATCTACCAGATTCTGCTCTTTGCTCGGTCTTGTCTTATCAACAGACTTTCTTCCTGTCAAAAGCTCGAGAAGAACGACTCCAAAGCTGTACACATCACTCCTGGCAGTCAGATGCCCTGCTCATTTCATATAGACTTCATTCAGAAAAGCCCGCAAACACAAATAATACTCCTGAAGCATAGAATTCATGAAAACTAGACACACAACATACAAAATCATTGCTGTTGTAATTCAATAAGagcaatgaaaagaaaaaagaattgtatTGATCCAATACAAGCCTTAAATAGTACTAATAACAATATGGCACCCACCAGCCACCCCACTCCAAATAACCTTGCTGTCAGTCATTTCTTAGAACTGTTGCAACAAAATGTCATTCCACCATTGAATATAAAAGACagatccaaatccaaatccaattcccagtttctaactttttttattgGGAAGCTCATATATGCACCCAATAGGTTTTGAACCTGCTACCTTACCCTCCACCCATTTTTATGGGAGGAGGAGATGCTGTTTGAGCTAGAGCTCGTTGGCTTCAATTTGCAGTTGATTAATCTTTCAATCATAGAAAAAGTTTTTCTAACTTCTTATTCCTAGATCAATTAGTTTCTGACAAATCAAGCTTTTTTGAGATGTGCAGAAACCTTACCGGTCATCACATATTCAGGGGCAGCATAACCATAGGTTCCCATTACTCGAGTTGACACATGGGTCTCATCACCTTGTGGTCCAGCTTTAGCAAGCCCAAAATCAGAAAGCTTTGCTGTATAATCCTGTAGATGCAAAGGCCAAGAAAGATGGTAATAAGAGAATTCCTACATTCATGAACCACTAAGGagggagggaaaaaaagaaacaccaCTTACAGAGtccaataatatattagaggtTTTGAAGTCCCTGTAGATGACCGGCCTTTCAGCATTATGAAGAAAAGCAAGCCCTTTTGCAGCTCCAAGAGCAATCATCATTCTTGTGGCCCATGATAATGATACAGCAGCCTCTGAAGCCCTCAGGAAAAATCATATCAACTTTAGTTAATGAAATTATTGCCAGAAACCAAGTAAAATGTCATAATGTTGTCAGAAAAGTATATGACAAATCTTGATTAGCACTATCGTCCCCCcaataaatcatcaaaaactCATGAACCAAAACAGGCAGAATCAACACAGCAAATATAActattttcataaatataaaaagatttaGTCACCAAATGCCAGCAGCAGTGTCACCAATAATCTATTTAAGTGCACCAAAAGGttaatattttaacatatttattaGTAGACTGAGCCCTTTCATAAAAATTCACATATTAGATTAACCTGGTTGGCTTTTGATGCTCTCTCATATTATGTACTTCATAAATTggccaaaatgcaaaaagaaTCCTTTGGGTTTGGGTTAGTTGCAAACCAACCCTTGTGCTATAACTGACAGAAAATGGTTACATGGTGTGCACATGACCactttactattaaaaaaaaaaaaaaaatcattttgacaaaaatatgTGCGCAACACATgaatattttttgtcaattataGTTAACAGAATTGAGATGTAGGGGTCAATTTGGACAATTCTTAAACCTCAAGGGTCAACAATACAAATTTGATAGTACAAGGATCAATTAGCAATTGACCCAAATTCCAAgcgaacttttttgcattttttcccTCATAAATTTCACAAAGATCAAGCAGAAAATAAGGATCAGGCTCATATGTCTATCAAACTTTTCATCAGTTACACTAAGAAGTACTGAAGTAGCACCCAAATGTTGCTAGATCATATTACATAAGAAGGGAAGTGTAGTGGGAATATATCTAACACTGTTCACAAGGACTTTGGATAGCTAACAAAGAAACCTTATGAAACAAGTAAAACACAGTGAGGGTTCAGTTCATCATCACTCTTTAGAAATGTTGAGGGCCTTGGCTCGGTGCCCTGAGATGAGGTTAAATTTTGGAGACTGACAAATTGTACCAACCCCTTGGGCCATGGCCATGCACCTGCTACCTTTGAGAGTACATAATGCTCATCTTGTGGAAACCCCCTTTTAAAACACTTAATCACAGAGGCAGTTCATGACTTTGCTACCAAATATGGAAATTTTGGTGGTCCCTAAAAGTGTTTTGGAATAGCTTGATCAAATGCACAAACTTTTATGGAGTTTTCAATTGCTTAGAGAACTCAAATATATACATCTCACACACATTGCATCATTTTTCCACAAATGAGAAACAAGGCCCATTAGTTCACTGGTCCAAGACCTAGAACCACAGTCTTGAGCCTTTACTATCATACAAGTCTTTCAGGTTTAGGAATTAGAGTCTTCCTTTGAAAATTAAGCATTTTGAGGCTCTAATAAATTTCAACTCAATGAATTACATGTGGTCTGATTCTCTGTCAAGTGAGGAATGTATGAAACTTGAAaagatcaaacccaaaatccaacAAACCCAATCtactctttttactttttttgttttttgtttttgaaaagtattattattttttacttgcttctttttttttttagttagttaTGTTTTATCCTGTCTTATTCATTGTTGTGCCTATCCTGCTTGATTCAATTGATATTGAAAAGGCTACATTTCATCAATACAGACAGGCTCTTTGGGCAAATTGGGTCAGTGATATCTCCCTATTATATAACCTATCTCACAACTGCCACTTGGTTTTCAAGGACTGattttaacaacaacaataaagttCTTATCTTATAAtgtaataaaagaataaattgacAACTCCTTCCTTCCAAAATGAATATACAATAATCTCTTTGACAATTATGATCAGACCTCTTATGGACCACGAGGCATCATTCTCACACACAAATCGTGCAAGACACATGTTGCTCTTTTTTTACTAGGACAATTGCTGCCTTACCACAATTCCCACTAAAATATCCTCTTATAGGTTGCCCATGCTCTAAATGATTCACGATAACAGGATCATAGCATGACAGAATGTCATTAGCTATGCCCTCCCAAACTCACAAAAACGCTCCCCAAGGCAAAAGAAAGGGTTGAATTGAATGAACTCAATTAAGGTCTCCTAAAGAAGGGAATGAGAACAAGATATCTATAAATTAGTCTTCTTCCCCCACAGTATTACCTCACTCTCCAGTCTCCTCTCAAACTTCAGCTATCAACCATGTCATCTAGCTTCTTATAATGCACCTTCTCCTTCAAGTGCAGGTGTTTACATCAAGTTGAGTGCATTGAAGCAAGCAAATTTATAGCAATATTGACAATGCAGTCATAAAAAGAAGTAGCCGCCacacattattattatctttgtTACGCTCTAACTCAGTCTAGAAGGTGAACAGAAACGTAGCAAAACAAAAGTAGAAATCCTAGAACTGTATTTAGAAGAGAAACAGAGAGTAAGAATTAGGGGCACAGAACATGTTTTCACAGTTGCAAGAACACTGCGTTTGATAAAGTTACATTTACAATAACAGCTAACTATGGTTTACTGCCTATGA
The DNA window shown above is from Quercus lobata isolate SW786 chromosome 7, ValleyOak3.0 Primary Assembly, whole genome shotgun sequence and carries:
- the LOC115953846 gene encoding uncharacterized protein LOC115953846 translates to MDSFAINYKLLLSLFILVQFIIIPGSYAELMPNEQSTAILQPMGPTKYQLFEASSHDARRRLAPFQLCLPCKCCAAATNTSCTTLPCCFGIDCQLPNKPYGVCAFVPKKCDCISCAV
- the LOC115952859 gene encoding probable serine/threonine-protein kinase PBL8 — translated: MGNCGTREESAVVSHAQVPQLHMLPTTHGHTDKDKKYNRSISDLSDPSSTPRNFEDSRKNALLYTHVIAFTLYELETITKSFRSDYILGEGGFGTVYKGYIDENVRVGLKSLPVAVKVLNKEGLQGHREWLTEVNFLGQLRHPNLVKLIGYCCEDDHRLLVYEFMFRGSLENHLFRKAAVSLSWATRMMIALGAAKGLAFLHNAERPVIYRDFKTSNILLDSDYTAKLSDFGLAKAGPQGDETHVSTRVMGTYGYAAPEYVMTGHLTARSDVYSFGVVLLELLTGRKSVDKTRPSKEQNLVDWARPKLNDKRKLLQIIDPRLENQYSVRAAQKACSLAYYCLSQNPKARPLMSDVVETLEPLQSCGDSVNEYSSSSTVGGGAFAMGGIPDYRMHHRFVNNVGPGASCRSPNPNCSPGGPAACRVR